Proteins encoded together in one Procambarus clarkii isolate CNS0578487 chromosome 11, FALCON_Pclarkii_2.0, whole genome shotgun sequence window:
- the LOC138363559 gene encoding platelet glycoprotein Ib alpha chain-like, with protein MFPARQTPSSSTEPASTGAQHATAAANPPFDTVEEEDSPADNVPATSTKITIDVLRTAETPTDPSTPAVVTPTTPQPSPRPATTQPLSNTASAFDSSDEDTSVGTPVPSSAVV; from the coding sequence ATGTTTCCTGCGAGGCAGACGCCTTCATCATCAACGGAACCTGCCTCGACAGGTGCACAGCATGCAACAGCTGCTGCTAACCCTCCATTTGACACAGTGGAGGAAGAAGATTCGCCAGCTGACAATGTTCCTGCCACTTCCACGAAAATTACTATCGATGTTCTACGAACGGCGGAAACGCCCACTGATCCTTCTACTCCAGCTGTAGTTACACCTACCACTCCTCAACCCTCTCCACGACCTGCTACTACTCAACCATTAAGTAACACCGCCTCAGCTTTTGACTCGTCAGACGAAGATACCTCAGTTGGAACACCAGTCCCCTCCTCAGCTGTAGTTTAA